ACCCCGCTAATAAAAGATGGTGACATATCGCAACTAACTTGTTTGATACAATCAGACTCAATTGATTTGTCTTGCTCTTTCTTATGTGGGATGATTTCACAAAATGATGCTATGGTTTCAGATCCTTTACCTTCTGATACATGCACAGTTCTTCGCTTCTTAAGATCAACAAATAGTGTTACATAGTTGTGCCCTTTTTTACATGAAGTCTCATCAATACCAATAATTTCAAGATCAGAATAATCTTCTGTAGACTTAGACTTCTCAACATAATTAGTCAGTAATCTCCATAATTTATCATCATAGACTCCAGTAAGCTTCGATACTTTATGTACTGGCATATTACTAAGTAGGGGTAATAAGAGCGCCTCAAACAGTAGTGTAAAACCACTCACTGTTCCCTCCCAGCTCATAGGTAAGGTGACAACCTTACCAGAACTTGTTATTACTCTTGGTACTTTAGCGATGATGAAACATTCATTTTCAAAGAAATTTAAATGTTGCCATCGTTTCTCTCTCGTATCATGTACACTTAAATCACACTCTCCTTTGTAACTAAATTTAGATCCTCTTCTAAATGAAACATGAACATCTAGTCGTTTTTTTGATGAATTAAACTCTAAGTAATCAATATAAAATGGATCCTCAATATGCAAAGCGGCTGTAAATAAATCTTTCATGATTGCTATGTTTTTATAATCATATAACTATTAATTTACCCACTAAGTTTCGGAAAGAGCCAACAAAACTTACTTTAGGACAAGAAATAGGTATAGATGGAAATACGATTGTCTGTTTCCATTCTTCCTAGT
The Prolixibacteraceae bacterium DNA segment above includes these coding regions:
- a CDS encoding transposase, which encodes MKDLFTAALHIEDPFYIDYLEFNSSKKRLDVHVSFRRGSKFSYKGECDLSVHDTREKRWQHLNFFENECFIIAKVPRVITSSGKVVTLPMSWEGTVSGFTLLFEALLLPLLSNMPVHKVSKLTGVYDDKLWRLLTNYVEKSKSTEDYSDLEIIGIDETSCKKGHNYVTLFVDLKKRRTVHVSEGKGSETIASFCEIIPHKKEQDKSIESDCIKQVSCDMSPSFISGVQKHLPRGY